The proteins below are encoded in one region of Phaseolus vulgaris cultivar G19833 chromosome 1, P. vulgaris v2.0, whole genome shotgun sequence:
- the LOC137815822 gene encoding uncharacterized protein produces MPEGTDRKEGMPFYLGAFLAVALEWCAQARNAVLQTQTLQALETRVTALEEEKKTLECQNKAYQSTLKQAQEAKEKAEKQLAEAMGFQADFYTQEVALQVQLTGLQDLVKADAEVQKDLKDRCYEFFRISQCSSAKEMWDTLEVTHEGTNDVKRARKHTRIQEYEMFRMRKGESIAEVQKRFTHIINHLMSLGKTFDKEELNIKILKCLDISWQPKVTTIFESKDLASLTMASLFGKLREHELEMNKLNVQESEDKHVRSIALKDAKHKSKQDSSDESE; encoded by the exons atgccagagggcaccgacaggaaggagggcatgcctttctacttgggggccttcttggcggtagCCCTTGAATGgtgcgcccaggccagaaatgcTGTCCTGCAAACTCAAACCCttcaggccttggaaacaagggtaactgccctggaggaggaaaagaaaaccctGGAATGCCAAAACAAGGCCTACCAAAGCACTCTGAAGCAGGCTCAAGAGGCCAAGGAAAAGGCTGAAaagcaactggcagaggcgatGGGGTTCCAGGCTGACTTTTATACTCaggaagtcgccctccaagttcagTTAACGGGCCTTCAAGACTTAGTCAAAGCTGACGcggaagttcaaaaggacttgaaggaccgttgct atgaattttttAGGATATCACAATGTTCATCGGccaaggaaatgtgggacactttggaagtcacccatgaaggaacaaatgatgtgaagagagcaagaAAACATACTCgaatacaagagtatgagatgttcagaatgcgtAAGGGAGAATCTATTGCTGAAGTGCAAAAgaggttcactcacatcatcaaccatctaatgagccttggaaaaacctttgataaagaagaactaaacataAAGATTCTCAAGTGCCTTGATatatcttggcaacctaaggtaacaacaatttTTGAATCAAAAGATTTGGCATCCTTGACAATGGCttcattgtttggtaagcttagagaacatgagttagagatgaataaactcaatgttcaagaaagtgaagataagcatgtgagaagcattgccttgaaagatgccaagcacaaaagcaaacaagattcaagtgatgaaagtgagtAA